In Streptomyces sp. NBC_01717, one DNA window encodes the following:
- a CDS encoding alpha/beta fold hydrolase, translating into MRSVSGQDVPLRHHVVHGYRRAYRIAGEGPVILLIHGIGDSSATWADLIPDLARSYTVIAPDLLGHGASDKPRADYSVAAYANGIRDLLGVLDIERATLVGHSLGGGVAMQFAYQFPERTDRLILVSTGGVGREVNPVLRAVSLPGADLMLSALRLPGMRSQVDLFTRLIKLLDTDLGQDAAELLNVVDALPDATSRSAFISTLRSVVDWQGQVVTMLDRCYLAEGMPTLLLWGSRDSVVPVRHAYRAHAAMPGSRLEIFHGAGHFPFHSDPARFRALVEDFVRTTAPADWSQERWRELLRVGRPGSAEGEPVSPHHRAVERDLREASERSAT; encoded by the coding sequence CTGCGCTCGGTGTCCGGGCAGGACGTACCGCTGCGCCACCACGTGGTGCACGGCTACCGCCGCGCGTACCGGATCGCCGGAGAAGGTCCCGTGATCCTGCTCATCCACGGCATCGGCGACTCCTCCGCGACCTGGGCGGACCTGATCCCCGACCTGGCGCGCAGCTACACCGTCATCGCCCCCGACCTCCTGGGCCACGGGGCGTCCGACAAGCCGCGCGCCGACTACTCGGTGGCGGCATACGCGAACGGCATCCGCGACCTGCTGGGGGTGCTGGACATCGAGCGTGCCACCCTGGTCGGTCACTCGCTTGGCGGTGGCGTGGCCATGCAGTTCGCGTACCAGTTCCCCGAGCGGACCGACCGCCTGATCCTGGTGAGTACGGGCGGTGTGGGGCGCGAGGTCAACCCTGTGCTGCGGGCGGTGTCGCTGCCGGGCGCAGACCTCATGCTGTCCGCGCTGAGACTGCCCGGCATGCGTAGCCAGGTCGACCTCTTCACCCGACTGATCAAGCTTCTCGACACCGATCTGGGCCAGGATGCCGCAGAGCTGCTCAACGTGGTCGACGCCCTCCCCGACGCCACGTCACGAAGCGCGTTCATCAGCACCCTGCGGTCGGTGGTCGACTGGCAGGGCCAGGTGGTGACCATGCTCGACCGCTGCTACCTGGCGGAGGGCATGCCCACACTGCTGCTGTGGGGATCGCGGGACAGCGTGGTGCCGGTCCGGCACGCCTACCGCGCGCACGCGGCGATGCCCGGCAGCCGCCTGGAGATCTTCCATGGTGCGGGCCACTTCCCCTTCCACAGCGACCCCGCACGCTTCCGCGCCCTGGTCGAGGACTTCGTGCGCACCACGGCCCCGGCCGACTGGAGCCAGGAACGGTGGCGGGAGCTGCTACGGGTGGGGCGGCCCGGCAGCGCGGAGGGGGAGCCGGTCTCCCCGCACCACCGGGCCGTGGAGCGCGATCTGCGCGAGGCGAGTGAGCGCAGCGCCACGTGA
- a CDS encoding aldo/keto reductase has translation MQHATLGSLRVSRIGLGAMTMAGTYTSGGGLDDAESIRAIHRALDLGVTHIDTAESYGPFHSEEIVGQALQGRRDQVVVATKFGILSHSGDGPGPFDSSPANIRAAVEGSLKRLRTDRIDLYYQHRVDANTPIEETVGAVAELIAEGKVLHIGLSEASPDTIRRAHAVHPIAALQTEYSLWTRDPENELLPLLRERGIGLVPYAPLGHGFLTGQIRTPDDIPDDDWRKTNPRFIGEAFYQNLQLVEEVRNMAAEAGATPAQITLAWLLAQGEGIAPIPGSRRVARVEENTAADGVILTADQLQRLDNITPATGARHDEINMASIDR, from the coding sequence ATGCAGCACGCCACGCTTGGGAGCCTGCGGGTTTCCCGGATTGGCCTGGGTGCCATGACCATGGCCGGCACCTACACCTCCGGCGGCGGCCTGGACGACGCCGAATCCATCCGCGCCATCCATCGCGCGCTCGACCTCGGCGTCACCCACATCGACACCGCTGAAAGCTACGGCCCGTTCCACAGCGAGGAGATCGTTGGTCAGGCGCTGCAGGGCCGGCGCGACCAGGTCGTCGTCGCCACGAAGTTCGGCATCTTGTCCCATTCCGGTGATGGACCCGGCCCGTTCGACAGCAGTCCGGCCAATATCCGCGCCGCCGTTGAGGGCTCCCTGAAGCGTCTTCGCACCGACCGGATCGACCTCTACTACCAGCACCGGGTCGACGCGAACACCCCCATCGAGGAGACCGTCGGCGCCGTGGCCGAGCTGATCGCCGAAGGCAAGGTCCTGCACATCGGCCTGTCCGAGGCCTCGCCGGACACGATCCGCCGTGCCCACGCCGTGCACCCGATTGCCGCGTTGCAGACCGAATACTCCCTGTGGACCCGCGACCCCGAGAACGAGCTGCTGCCCCTGCTACGCGAGCGGGGCATCGGCCTCGTCCCCTACGCGCCACTCGGGCATGGGTTCCTGACCGGCCAGATCCGCACGCCAGATGACATCCCCGACGACGACTGGCGCAAGACCAATCCGCGCTTCATCGGCGAGGCCTTCTACCAGAACCTGCAGCTCGTGGAGGAGGTACGGAACATGGCGGCCGAGGCCGGTGCTACCCCGGCACAGATCACGCTGGCCTGGCTGCTGGCCCAAGGCGAGGGCATCGCCCCCATCCCCGGCAGCCGGCGAGTCGCTCGCGTCGAGGAGAACACCGCCGCCGACGGCGTCATCCTGACCGCCGACCAGTTGCAGCGGCTCGACAACATCACGCCGGCCACCGGCGCCCGACACGACGAGATCAACATGGCCTCGATCGACCGCTGA
- a CDS encoding alcohol dehydrogenase catalytic domain-containing protein: MSTYRAFEVTEARKFELVEREVQEPPLGHVRLRVEACGVCHTDVVAVEGMRPDPSSPVVPGHEVVGVIDAVGPGVTTWRVGERVGVGFLGGQCGVCDFCRRGDFVNCADQPQTGSDVDGGYAESMVARASGLVRIPEGIDSIDAAPLLCAGLTVFSALRQIECVPGALVAVQGIGGLGHLGVQYANKLGFRVAAIARGMGKAELAKRLGADHYIDSSTEDAGAQLQKLGGAAAVVATAASGASMSPLVSGLAPRGRMVVVGAAADPVQVQTTDLIFGTRTVTGSLTGSSIDNEDSLRFAKARDVRPMTEVVPLAQAPQAYERMMSGEARFRIVLNMAV; the protein is encoded by the coding sequence ATGTCCACATACCGAGCGTTCGAGGTCACAGAGGCGCGGAAGTTCGAGCTGGTGGAGCGTGAGGTGCAGGAGCCGCCGCTGGGACATGTGCGCCTGCGGGTCGAGGCATGCGGGGTCTGCCACACCGATGTGGTGGCCGTCGAGGGGATGCGGCCCGACCCGTCCTCGCCGGTGGTCCCCGGGCACGAGGTCGTCGGCGTCATCGATGCGGTCGGTCCCGGGGTGACGACATGGCGGGTCGGTGAGCGGGTGGGCGTGGGATTCCTGGGCGGCCAGTGCGGAGTGTGCGACTTCTGCCGGCGTGGCGACTTCGTCAACTGCGCGGACCAGCCGCAGACGGGCAGTGACGTCGACGGCGGCTATGCGGAGTCGATGGTCGCCAGGGCCAGCGGCCTGGTCCGGATTCCTGAGGGGATCGACTCGATCGACGCGGCGCCGCTGCTGTGCGCGGGGCTGACTGTGTTCAGTGCGCTCCGGCAGATCGAATGCGTCCCGGGCGCGCTGGTGGCCGTGCAGGGTATCGGCGGCCTTGGGCACCTGGGCGTGCAGTACGCGAACAAGCTCGGGTTCCGCGTCGCCGCGATCGCCCGGGGCATGGGGAAGGCGGAGTTGGCCAAGCGGCTCGGCGCCGACCACTACATCGACAGCTCCACCGAGGACGCCGGCGCGCAGTTGCAGAAGCTGGGCGGCGCGGCCGCGGTCGTCGCGACTGCCGCGAGCGGTGCCTCGATGTCGCCGCTGGTCTCCGGGCTGGCGCCGCGCGGCCGCATGGTGGTCGTCGGTGCCGCCGCCGACCCGGTCCAGGTGCAGACCACCGACCTGATCTTCGGCACCCGCACGGTCACCGGAAGCCTGACCGGCAGCTCCATCGACAACGAGGACAGCCTTCGGTTCGCCAAGGCCCGAGATGTCCGCCCGATGACCGAAGTCGTGCCGCTCGCCCAGGCGCCCCAGGCGTACGAGCGCATGATGTCCGGCGAAGCCCGCTTCCGTATCGTCCTGAATATGGCGGTCTGA
- a CDS encoding epoxide hydrolase family protein yields the protein MPETSRWLSRRKLLFASVAATTGATAGAFSRLPEKPVGMSRLSEKPVGMSRLSEKPVGVNGSESIRPFRIDVPESHLVDLRRRITSTRWPDRETVRDQTQGVQLATMKELARYWGTAYNWRKIEARLNSLPQFLTEIDGLDIHFIHVRSRHSNALPIILTHGWPGSILEFLKVIDPLTNPTAHGGRADDAFHLVIPSIPGYGFSQRPTSVGWGPDRIARAWTVLMERLGYKHYVSQGGDWGAVISDKMAIQQPAGLLGIHVNFPATVPADIAKKLNCGDPAPAGLSVEEKAAYNKLAAFYKTGSGYSAMMVTRPQTVGYGLSDSPVGLAAWMYDKFAAWTYSNGHPQRVLTKDEMLDDITLYWVTNTAVSSARLYWENNANNFNAVSVSIPAAVTVFPGEIYQAPLSWTKRSYHNLIYFNKVHNGGHFAAWEVPDIFTNELRSAFRSLRPDAPDARRSVGK from the coding sequence ATGCCCGAGACGTCCCGATGGCTCTCGCGACGAAAGCTTCTTTTCGCCTCGGTCGCTGCGACGACCGGGGCAACCGCGGGAGCCTTCAGCCGGCTGCCCGAGAAGCCGGTCGGTATGAGCCGGCTGTCCGAGAAGCCGGTCGGCATGAGCCGGCTGTCCGAGAAGCCGGTCGGCGTGAATGGAAGCGAGAGCATCCGGCCGTTCCGCATCGATGTTCCGGAGTCACATCTCGTTGATCTTCGTCGGCGGATCACTTCGACGCGGTGGCCCGACCGAGAGACTGTCCGGGATCAGACGCAGGGCGTCCAGTTGGCGACCATGAAAGAACTCGCACGCTACTGGGGTACGGCTTACAACTGGCGGAAGATCGAGGCAAGGCTGAATTCCTTGCCGCAGTTCCTGACCGAGATCGACGGGCTTGACATTCATTTCATTCACGTCCGCTCCCGTCATTCGAATGCCCTGCCGATCATCTTGACTCACGGCTGGCCGGGATCCATTCTGGAATTCCTCAAGGTGATCGACCCGCTCACGAATCCTACCGCCCATGGCGGACGTGCGGACGACGCCTTTCACCTCGTCATACCTTCGATTCCGGGTTACGGTTTTTCACAAAGGCCGACGAGTGTCGGGTGGGGTCCCGACCGGATTGCGCGCGCCTGGACCGTATTGATGGAGCGTCTGGGATACAAGCACTATGTTTCCCAGGGCGGCGACTGGGGGGCGGTAATCTCGGACAAGATGGCGATACAGCAACCTGCGGGCCTGCTCGGCATCCACGTCAATTTTCCGGCCACCGTGCCCGCGGACATCGCGAAGAAACTCAACTGCGGCGACCCGGCCCCGGCCGGCCTGTCCGTCGAGGAGAAGGCGGCCTACAACAAGCTTGCTGCCTTTTACAAGACGGGCTCGGGCTACTCAGCCATGATGGTCACCCGTCCCCAGACTGTGGGGTACGGGTTGTCGGACTCGCCAGTTGGACTGGCCGCCTGGATGTACGACAAGTTCGCCGCATGGACGTACAGCAACGGCCATCCCCAGCGAGTGCTCACCAAAGACGAGATGCTCGACGACATCACGCTCTACTGGGTCACGAACACCGCTGTCTCATCCGCCCGACTCTACTGGGAGAACAACGCCAACAATTTCAATGCCGTTTCGGTCTCCATCCCGGCCGCCGTCACGGTATTTCCTGGCGAGATTTACCAGGCACCGCTGAGTTGGACGAAGCGCAGCTACCACAACCTCATCTACTTCAACAAGGTCCACAACGGTGGTCACTTCGCCGCCTGGGAAGTGCCGGACATCTTCACCAACGAACTGAGATCCGCATTCAGGTCACTACGCCCCGATGCCCCCGATGCACGGAGGTCGGTCGGGAAGTGA
- a CDS encoding nuclear transport factor 2 family protein produces the protein MSAATSLTEQNRAIVEAMFQAANNGDVEGVVCYLSEDVAVIEPVFLPFGKAYHGKDEFFGLAQVMQNYLDVSSITVHYTIADGDRVAACIGIPDVTTGELTHFIEQFTIKDGKIVENRLFYNNAGTLVDKPKVV, from the coding sequence ATGTCCGCGGCGACATCACTGACCGAGCAGAACCGCGCGATCGTGGAAGCCATGTTCCAAGCGGCGAACAACGGCGACGTCGAGGGAGTCGTCTGCTATCTGTCCGAGGACGTCGCGGTCATCGAGCCAGTGTTCCTGCCCTTCGGGAAGGCCTACCACGGCAAGGACGAATTCTTCGGCCTCGCGCAGGTCATGCAGAACTACCTCGACGTTTCCTCGATCACGGTGCATTACACCATCGCCGACGGCGACCGCGTCGCGGCGTGCATCGGCATCCCGGACGTCACGACCGGAGAGCTGACCCACTTCATCGAACAATTCACCATCAAGGACGGCAAGATCGTCGAGAATCGGCTGTTTTACAACAACGCCGGCACCTTGGTCGACAAGCCCAAGGTCGTGTAG
- a CDS encoding TetR/AcrR family transcriptional regulator, which translates to MSRRSVREEIVNAAVEQFHARGFNAAGVKDITDSAGVPKGSFYNHFVSKEALAVVALERYGESRRLSELTDASVDPLLRLRQHFEFLRDENTGRDFSRGCLIGGFGTEMADHSDVIREAVRVSLERWAQALAAAITQAQESGQVAATTDAKTLARFILNAWEGTLISARSEHSEASYEVFFDTVFGTLLA; encoded by the coding sequence GTGAGCAGAAGGAGTGTGCGCGAGGAGATCGTCAACGCGGCGGTCGAGCAGTTCCACGCGCGCGGGTTCAACGCGGCGGGCGTCAAGGACATCACCGACAGCGCGGGGGTTCCGAAGGGGTCGTTCTACAACCACTTCGTGAGCAAGGAGGCGCTGGCCGTGGTGGCCCTGGAGCGGTACGGCGAGAGCCGCCGGCTCTCGGAGCTCACCGACGCGTCGGTCGATCCGCTGCTCCGACTGCGTCAGCACTTCGAATTCCTCCGTGACGAGAACACCGGCCGGGATTTCTCGCGCGGCTGCCTCATTGGCGGCTTCGGCACGGAGATGGCCGACCACAGCGATGTGATCCGCGAGGCGGTACGGGTCAGCCTGGAGCGCTGGGCGCAGGCTCTCGCGGCTGCGATCACCCAGGCGCAGGAGTCGGGCCAGGTCGCGGCGACCACAGACGCGAAGACGCTCGCCCGGTTCATCCTCAACGCCTGGGAGGGGACGCTCATCTCCGCCCGGTCCGAGCATTCGGAAGCCTCCTACGAGGTGTTCTTCGACACGGTGTTCGGCACCCTGCTCGCCTGA
- a CDS encoding PQQ-dependent sugar dehydrogenase, with protein MASRRTYRRHWAAVAVSAALALGGLAAPSRADEPAAATAALTDPIPQKPVQSRTGLVLQEFAQFPKSEPVPTPTDPRLMRHARINTINELPDGSGRMATPDLNGTLYLTDPGAATRTSGGTPHPYLDVKAAFPHFFSGRGLGQGLGYAAFHPEFGTNGRFYTIHTELASQATETPDYRQAGTLTYHGIITEWTADDPSAAVFHGTHREVLRIGFTGQVHGIQQIDFNPTARPHDEDYGLLYLAVGDGGQGVGNSEPQNLTLPHGKLLRIDPAGRDSANGRYGIPASNPFVGEPGALGEIYAIGMRDPHRFSWDAGGSHRMYLGHIGEHAIESVYEVKAGDNFGWSEREGPFVFDKKATDPCARILPLPADDAQYGYTYPVAAYDHDPGADWNCRSDVGRAIAGGSVYRGKDAPALRGKYIFGDLVDGRILAADTRDMHRGGELAPLEQLMLFDRSTGKTVTMRDLAGDQRVDLRFGTDRSGGLYIVSKANGKVWKVTGTRTFADCEIGNTPTTHTTGPDNWAPVTPAKWAYTRRETIMTEPGVARPGPRRPFEYAVLTAGPRYSSVSVEAEVRIDTPVEITNRDVILIWDYQSDTRFQYAHLSSDNTIYPHNGLFTVNDADRLRIDDQWNGTYGAPPAIKDDGWHKVRLTHCADTGETAVYLDGSRNPLITATDPVFASGRVGFGSFDNAGRVRHLKVKGTRAGD; from the coding sequence ATGGCGTCACGACGTACATACCGAAGGCACTGGGCGGCCGTGGCCGTCAGCGCAGCCCTCGCCCTGGGCGGTCTCGCCGCGCCCTCCCGTGCCGACGAGCCCGCCGCGGCGACAGCCGCCCTGACCGACCCCATTCCGCAGAAGCCCGTCCAGTCCAGGACGGGCCTCGTCCTGCAGGAGTTCGCACAGTTCCCCAAGTCGGAACCCGTGCCGACGCCGACGGATCCGCGCCTGATGCGCCACGCCCGGATCAACACCATCAACGAACTCCCCGACGGCTCCGGCCGGATGGCGACCCCCGACCTCAACGGCACCCTGTACCTCACCGATCCCGGAGCCGCGACGCGCACCTCCGGGGGCACCCCGCACCCCTACCTGGACGTCAAGGCGGCATTCCCGCACTTCTTCTCGGGCCGCGGCCTCGGCCAGGGCCTCGGGTACGCCGCATTCCACCCGGAGTTCGGAACGAACGGGCGCTTCTACACCATCCATACCGAGCTCGCCTCGCAGGCCACCGAGACTCCCGATTACCGGCAGGCCGGCACGCTCACCTATCACGGCATCATCACCGAGTGGACCGCCGACGACCCTTCCGCGGCCGTCTTCCACGGCACCCATCGCGAGGTGCTGCGTATCGGCTTCACCGGCCAGGTCCACGGTATTCAGCAGATCGACTTCAACCCGACGGCAAGGCCTCACGACGAGGACTACGGCCTCCTCTACCTCGCGGTGGGTGACGGGGGGCAGGGCGTCGGCAACAGCGAGCCACAGAACCTGACGCTCCCGCACGGCAAACTTCTGCGGATCGACCCTGCGGGCCGTGACAGTGCCAACGGCCGGTACGGCATCCCCGCGTCCAACCCGTTCGTCGGTGAGCCCGGTGCGCTCGGCGAGATCTACGCCATAGGCATGCGGGACCCGCACCGCTTCAGCTGGGACGCGGGCGGCAGCCACCGTATGTATCTCGGCCACATAGGCGAGCACGCCATCGAGTCGGTGTACGAGGTCAAGGCCGGTGACAACTTCGGCTGGAGCGAGCGCGAGGGCCCCTTCGTATTCGACAAGAAGGCCACCGACCCGTGCGCCCGCATCCTTCCCCTCCCCGCCGACGACGCCCAGTACGGCTACACCTACCCGGTCGCCGCCTACGACCACGACCCGGGAGCCGACTGGAACTGCCGGTCCGATGTGGGCCGCGCCATCGCCGGAGGCTCCGTCTACCGCGGCAAGGACGCGCCGGCACTGCGCGGAAAGTACATCTTCGGCGACCTCGTGGACGGCCGGATCCTGGCCGCGGACACCCGCGACATGCACCGCGGCGGCGAACTCGCGCCGCTCGAACAGCTGATGCTCTTCGACAGGTCCACCGGGAAGACGGTCACCATGCGCGATCTCGCCGGTGACCAGCGTGTCGACCTGCGCTTCGGCACCGACCGCAGCGGCGGCCTGTACATCGTCTCGAAGGCCAACGGCAAGGTCTGGAAGGTGACCGGGACCCGCACCTTCGCCGACTGCGAGATCGGCAACACCCCCACCACCCACACCACCGGGCCCGACAACTGGGCGCCGGTCACCCCGGCCAAGTGGGCGTACACGCGAAGGGAGACGATCATGACCGAGCCGGGCGTCGCCCGCCCGGGACCGCGCCGCCCCTTCGAGTACGCCGTCCTGACCGCGGGCCCGCGCTACTCCTCCGTCTCCGTCGAGGCGGAGGTGCGGATCGACACCCCCGTCGAGATCACCAACCGTGACGTCATCCTCATCTGGGACTATCAGTCGGACACCCGGTTCCAGTACGCGCACCTGTCGAGCGACAACACCATCTACCCGCACAACGGTCTGTTCACCGTCAACGACGCCGACCGGCTGCGGATCGACGACCAGTGGAACGGAACCTACGGCGCCCCTCCGGCGATCAAGGACGACGGATGGCACAAGGTGCGCCTCACCCACTGCGCCGACACCGGTGAGACCGCCGTCTACCTGGACGGCAGCCGCAACCCGCTGATCACGGCCACCGACCCGGTCTTCGCCTCGGGCCGGGTGGGCTTCGGATCCTTCGACAACGCGGGCCGCGTCCGACACCTGAAGGTGAAGGGCACTCGGGCCGGCGACTGA
- a CDS encoding helix-turn-helix transcriptional regulator, with amino-acid sequence MDEKEAARAAVREFLTTRRARVSPADAGLPTPGTRRRVKGLRREEVAMLAGVSPEYYVRLERGNATGPSTGVVDAVADVLRLDDDERAHLDRLLAALIPAARKRSRGAAKDLVTPGIRVLLDSMDHLPAVVFNGRFDILAVNTLGRALFAPLYDLPGRPNSARFLFLDEPRARDLFPEWDRITADTVAMLRIEAGRHPDDPDLTELIGQLATRSTEFRTRWATNDVRTHRAGTKTFRHPLIGEVTLPYETLRIDAVSSQILSVYTPQPGTPEADAIRLLASWNADNQRSINPTAGTRGRNPED; translated from the coding sequence ATGGACGAGAAGGAGGCCGCACGGGCGGCGGTCCGCGAGTTCCTCACCACCCGCCGCGCCCGGGTCAGCCCAGCTGACGCCGGCCTTCCTACCCCGGGAACCCGCCGTCGAGTGAAAGGCCTGCGACGGGAGGAGGTCGCGATGCTTGCCGGGGTCAGCCCGGAGTACTACGTGCGGCTCGAACGCGGCAATGCAACCGGGCCCTCGACCGGAGTCGTCGACGCCGTCGCCGACGTCCTGCGTCTGGACGATGACGAACGCGCTCACCTCGACCGGCTGCTCGCCGCTCTGATCCCCGCGGCCCGCAAGCGGAGCCGCGGCGCGGCGAAGGACCTGGTCACCCCCGGAATCCGGGTGCTGCTGGACTCCATGGACCACCTACCCGCAGTGGTCTTCAACGGCCGGTTCGACATCCTCGCGGTCAACACACTGGGGCGCGCACTCTTCGCACCGCTGTACGACCTGCCCGGACGGCCGAACAGCGCCCGCTTCCTGTTCCTCGACGAGCCCAGGGCCCGGGACCTGTTCCCCGAGTGGGACCGGATCACAGCCGACACCGTGGCGATGCTGCGGATCGAGGCCGGCCGCCACCCCGACGACCCCGACCTGACCGAACTGATCGGACAACTCGCGACCCGCAGCACAGAATTCCGGACGCGCTGGGCGACCAACGACGTACGAACCCACCGAGCCGGCACGAAGACCTTCCGGCACCCACTCATAGGCGAGGTCACGCTGCCCTACGAGACCCTCCGCATCGACGCCGTCTCCAGCCAGATACTCAGTGTCTACACCCCCCAACCCGGCACCCCCGAAGCCGACGCGATCCGCCTCCTGGCCAGCTGGAACGCCGACAACCAACGGAGCATCAACCCGACAGCAGGAACACGCGGCCGGAACCCCGAGGACTAA